One genomic window of Providencia hangzhouensis includes the following:
- a CDS encoding helix-turn-helix domain-containing protein, whose amino-acid sequence MKVTNTRQLSAYMKDVRETKKLSQSKVASKVGIRQDTVSSFELSPDSTKLETFFKILSALNLELDIKPRNESGSSNSDSGWKEEW is encoded by the coding sequence ATGAAAGTGACGAATACCCGACAACTTAGTGCTTATATGAAGGATGTCAGAGAGACGAAAAAGTTATCTCAAAGCAAAGTCGCTAGTAAAGTAGGTATTCGGCAAGATACTGTTTCTAGCTTTGAACTCTCTCCTGACTCTACCAAATTAGAAACCTTTTTTAAGATTTTATCTGCCCTCAATTTAGAACTCGATATTAAACCGCGAAATGAAAGCGGCTCATCAAATTCAGACTCCGGATGGAAGGAGGAGTGGTGA
- a CDS encoding type II toxin-antitoxin system HipA family toxin, whose translation MATLHVYMNGYLVGDLIRSSTGAHQFTYNSHWLETSGARPISLSMPLRHQEYRGDEVYNFFDNLLPDNIEIRNRIVSRYQADSNQPFDLLSKIGQDSVGALQLILDGQRVSNIRKIEYKPLSNKQLEKILTGYKANAPLGMIEDEDDFRISLAGAQEKTALLYLDGHWCLPQNATPTTHIIKLPIGKIESHSYSIDMSDSVENEYLCLLIAKEFGLDVPYSFILNVGEIKALAVERFDRKYSSDSSWIMRLPQEDFCQTLNISPARKYQNHGGPGISEIMNYLLGSINAEKDRYQFMKSQVLFWLLAATDGHAKNFSLFIEPEGRYQLTPFYDILSMYPSYGGRGINPRDAKLAMGLKGTRGMKYNIEQIFPRHFFSTAKAVGFDRAEMEKILIEFGEQMESVIKKVREQLPTDFPEHIADSILSGLHHKAARLNKGWD comes from the coding sequence ATGGCGACTTTGCATGTATACATGAATGGTTACTTAGTTGGGGATTTGATTCGTTCAAGTACTGGTGCTCACCAATTTACTTATAATAGTCACTGGTTGGAAACATCAGGTGCTCGACCTATTTCTTTATCAATGCCACTTAGGCACCAAGAATATCGAGGAGACGAAGTTTATAATTTTTTTGATAATCTCCTACCGGACAATATTGAGATACGGAATCGAATTGTTAGTCGTTATCAAGCGGATTCAAATCAACCTTTCGATTTATTATCTAAGATTGGCCAGGATAGTGTGGGGGCTTTACAACTCATTCTAGATGGGCAAAGAGTCAGTAATATCAGAAAAATTGAATATAAACCCTTATCTAATAAGCAACTAGAAAAAATATTAACAGGGTATAAAGCGAATGCTCCTTTAGGCATGATTGAAGATGAAGATGACTTTAGGATCTCACTTGCGGGCGCTCAAGAGAAAACCGCATTACTCTATTTAGATGGGCATTGGTGCTTACCTCAGAATGCGACTCCAACTACCCATATTATTAAACTTCCCATTGGTAAAATAGAAAGCCATTCTTATTCGATAGATATGTCGGATAGTGTAGAAAATGAATATTTATGTTTATTGATAGCAAAAGAGTTTGGCCTAGATGTGCCCTATAGCTTTATTTTAAATGTAGGTGAAATAAAGGCGTTAGCGGTTGAACGTTTTGACCGTAAATATTCTTCTGATTCCTCGTGGATTATGCGTTTACCACAAGAAGATTTTTGTCAAACATTGAATATTTCACCGGCAAGAAAATATCAAAATCATGGTGGACCGGGTATTTCTGAAATTATGAATTACTTATTAGGTTCAATAAATGCGGAGAAAGATAGATATCAGTTTATGAAGAGCCAGGTTTTGTTTTGGTTACTTGCAGCGACGGATGGCCATGCTAAAAATTTTTCATTATTTATTGAACCTGAAGGCCGTTATCAGTTAACACCTTTTTACGATATTTTGTCCATGTATCCTAGTTATGGGGGGAGGGGAATTAACCCTAGAGATGCCAAATTGGCTATGGGGCTGAAGGGAACAAGGGGGATGAAATACAATATAGAGCAAATTTTCCCAAGACATTTTTTTTCAACGGCCAAAGCCGTTGGATTTGATCGTGCTGAGATGGAAAAAATCTTAATTGAATTTGGTGAGCAAATGGAAAGTGTTATTAAGAAAGTGAGAGAACAATTACCCACAGATTTCCCTGAGC
- the mnmE gene encoding tRNA uridine-5-carboxymethylaminomethyl(34) synthesis GTPase MnmE — protein MQINDTIVAQATPPGRGGVGILRVSGPKAAQVAEIVLGKLPKPRYAYYLPFRDEEGSVLDQGIALYFPGPNSFTGEDVLELQGHGGPVILDLLLRRILTIDGIRIANPGEFSERAFLNDKLDLAQAEAIADLIDASSEQAARSAMNSLQGAFSSHIHQLVEALTHLRIYVEAAIDFPDEEIDFLSDGKIEAKLNEVVADLEQVRSQARQGSLLREGMKVVIAGRPNAGKSSLLNALAGREAAIVTDIAGTTRDVLREHIHIDGMPLHIIDTAGLREASDEVERIGIERAWKEIEQADHVLFMVDSTTTNATEPQEIWPEFMARLPDELPVTVIRNKADMTGEPVEFIDNTRYPLIRLSAREEKGIDLLRDHLKEAIGFNSNTEGGFLARSRHLQALNAAAVHLEQGYDQLVNARSGELLAEELRLAQQELSEITGEFTSDDLLGRIFSSFCIGK, from the coding sequence ATGCAAATCAACGATACTATCGTCGCACAGGCAACACCTCCCGGTCGTGGTGGTGTCGGTATTTTACGTGTATCTGGCCCGAAAGCGGCACAAGTTGCTGAAATCGTGCTAGGAAAACTCCCTAAACCACGTTATGCGTACTACCTGCCATTTCGTGATGAGGAAGGCTCTGTTCTTGACCAAGGTATTGCGCTTTACTTCCCTGGACCAAATTCATTTACGGGAGAAGATGTCCTTGAGTTACAAGGACACGGTGGCCCTGTTATTCTTGATTTATTGTTAAGAAGAATATTAACGATTGATGGCATTCGTATTGCGAATCCAGGTGAGTTTTCTGAACGTGCATTTTTAAATGATAAGCTCGATTTAGCGCAAGCTGAGGCGATTGCTGACTTGATTGATGCGAGTTCAGAGCAAGCGGCACGTTCAGCGATGAATTCGTTACAAGGGGCTTTTTCTTCCCATATTCACCAATTGGTGGAAGCACTCACTCACTTGCGCATCTATGTGGAAGCCGCTATCGATTTCCCAGATGAAGAAATTGATTTCCTGTCTGACGGTAAAATTGAAGCTAAACTCAACGAAGTCGTGGCAGATTTAGAACAAGTTCGCTCCCAAGCACGCCAAGGCAGTTTATTGCGTGAAGGCATGAAGGTGGTTATTGCTGGGCGCCCAAATGCAGGAAAATCGAGCTTGCTAAATGCATTGGCGGGCCGTGAAGCTGCGATTGTGACGGATATTGCGGGAACGACGCGTGATGTGTTACGTGAACATATTCATATCGATGGCATGCCATTGCATATCATTGATACCGCAGGCTTACGTGAAGCCAGTGATGAAGTGGAACGAATTGGTATTGAGCGTGCTTGGAAAGAAATCGAACAAGCGGACCATGTGCTGTTTATGGTAGATAGCACCACAACCAATGCTACAGAGCCGCAAGAGATTTGGCCTGAATTTATGGCGCGTTTACCTGATGAACTTCCGGTCACCGTCATTCGTAACAAAGCAGATATGACAGGCGAACCGGTTGAGTTTATTGATAATACCCGTTATCCGTTAATTCGCTTGTCTGCGCGCGAAGAAAAAGGCATTGATTTGTTGCGCGATCACCTAAAAGAAGCCATTGGCTTTAACAGTAATACAGAAGGTGGTTTCCTTGCTCGTAGTCGTCATTTACAAGCACTGAATGCAGCAGCCGTTCACCTTGAACAGGGCTATGACCAGTTAGTGAATGCTCGCTCCGGTGAGTTACTGGCGGAGGAATTACGTTTAGCTCAGCAGGAACTTAGCGAAATCACCGGTGAATTTACTTCTGATGATTTATTAGGCCGTATTTTCTCAAGTTTTTGTATCGGGAAGTGA
- the yidC gene encoding membrane protein insertase YidC has translation MDSQRNLLLIALLFVSFLVWQAWESDKVAQDVKTVQTSQQADMPSSDAQAVTGSGQGKLITVKTDVLDIRINTRGGDIDEADLLAYPATLHSESPFRLLETNPGFVYQAQSGLIGLHGPDNPANNNGERPLYSADSTTFTLEKGQDVLRVPMTFTDNNGVVYQKTYIVKRGQYTVEVEYSIQNPTAQPLSLAFFGQLKQTIELPKERDTGSSNFALHTYRGAAYSSDENNYKKYSFGDIEDKNLDLTTKGGWVAMLQQYFATAWIPASAEKSTFYTIDLDKKSAIIGYKSEPMTIAANGAGTYSSTLWVGPEIQSEMAAVAPHLDLTVDYGWLWFISQPLFKLLKFIHGFVGNWGIAIIVITFIVRGIMYPLTKAQYTSMAKMRLLQPKLAAMRERIGDDKQRMSQEMMAMYKAEKVNPLGGCLPLLIQMPIFLALYYMLMGSVELRHAPFFGWIQDLSAQDPYYILPVLMGVTMFVIQKMSPTAVTDPMQQKIMTYMPVVFTVFFLWFPSGLVLYYIVSNLVTIIQQQVIYRGLEKRGLHSRDKKEKK, from the coding sequence ATGGATTCGCAACGCAATCTTCTACTCATCGCTTTGTTGTTCGTGTCGTTCTTAGTTTGGCAGGCCTGGGAGAGCGATAAAGTTGCTCAGGACGTTAAAACTGTTCAAACTTCGCAACAAGCGGATATGCCAAGCAGTGATGCTCAAGCCGTAACTGGCAGTGGGCAAGGTAAGCTCATCACAGTCAAGACTGATGTACTGGATATTCGCATCAATACTCGTGGTGGTGATATCGATGAGGCTGACCTGTTAGCCTATCCTGCGACCCTTCATTCGGAAAGCCCTTTCCGTTTACTGGAAACTAACCCAGGTTTTGTCTACCAGGCACAAAGTGGTTTGATTGGTCTTCATGGCCCAGACAACCCAGCAAATAATAATGGCGAACGTCCGCTGTATAGCGCAGATTCTACAACTTTCACATTAGAGAAAGGCCAAGACGTCTTGCGCGTACCAATGACATTTACTGATAACAACGGTGTTGTGTATCAGAAAACGTACATTGTAAAACGTGGCCAATATACTGTTGAAGTTGAATACAGTATTCAAAATCCAACAGCTCAACCACTGAGTCTCGCTTTCTTCGGTCAGTTAAAACAAACTATCGAGTTACCAAAAGAGCGTGATACCGGTAGCAGTAACTTTGCTCTGCATACTTATCGTGGTGCGGCGTATTCTTCTGATGAAAACAACTATAAAAAATATAGCTTTGGTGACATCGAAGATAAAAACCTCGACTTGACCACTAAAGGTGGCTGGGTGGCAATGTTGCAACAATATTTTGCAACGGCGTGGATCCCTGCAAGTGCAGAAAAGAGCACTTTCTATACCATCGACCTAGATAAAAAGTCTGCCATCATTGGTTATAAGAGTGAACCAATGACTATCGCAGCTAATGGTGCAGGTACTTATTCATCAACATTATGGGTTGGTCCTGAAATTCAGTCTGAAATGGCCGCAGTTGCACCACATTTAGACTTAACCGTTGATTATGGTTGGTTATGGTTTATCTCTCAGCCACTGTTTAAACTGCTGAAATTCATTCACGGTTTTGTGGGTAACTGGGGTATTGCCATCATCGTTATTACCTTTATCGTTCGTGGTATTATGTACCCGCTGACTAAAGCACAGTACACCTCGATGGCGAAAATGCGTTTACTGCAACCAAAACTGGCTGCAATGCGTGAGCGTATTGGTGATGACAAACAACGTATGAGCCAAGAAATGATGGCGATGTATAAAGCAGAAAAAGTAAACCCACTGGGTGGCTGTTTACCTCTGCTGATTCAAATGCCTATCTTCCTTGCACTTTACTATATGTTGATGGGTTCTGTTGAACTGCGCCACGCACCGTTCTTTGGTTGGATTCAAGACTTGTCTGCACAAGACCCGTACTACATCCTGCCTGTATTGATGGGTGTGACAATGTTTGTGATTCAGAAAATGTCACCGACCGCTGTGACTGATCCAATGCAGCAGAAGATTATGACGTACATGCCAGTCGTGTTCACTGTCTTCTTCCTGTGGTTCCCATCAGGTCTGGTTCTGTATTATATCGTGAGTAACTTAGTAACCATCATCCAGCAACAAGTGATTTACCGTGGTCTGGAAAAACGTGGTCTGCATAGTCGCGATAAGAAAGAAAAGAAATAA